The window gtatgaaatgaaCCAAGATTTATCTTGTATCATGGATAtatgtcatgattttaaacTATGAGGACTTCAAGCTTGTGTATGTTCATGTGCATTGGGATACTTTACTGTTATGATTAGTACGGGTGTGTACAGgatgatgttatgatacgGTATTATGTATATCATGATACTATGCGCGCTCCCTTCTCTCCGTGGTACACCGACAACATGAGTGTAACAgcccagtagatattgttctcttgttttaaaacgcgtttgctagggagaggtttctacacctttataaataatggttcgttcctctttccaaccgttgtgggatctcacaatccacccccttcgagattcagcgtccttgctggcacacaatctgatattgtcctctctgggttttccctttcgagcttcccctcgaggtttttaaaacgcatctactaggaagaagtttccacatcgttataaaaggtgttttgctctcttccccaactaatgtgggatcttacaatccaaccccttCGAGACCtaatgtcctcgctggcacttgttccattctccaatcgatgtgtgacccccaccaaatccacccctttcaggaCCCAGcattcttactggcacatcgcccccttcgggacctagtgtcctcgctagcacttgttccattctccaatcgatgtgagacccccaccaaatccacccccttcaggaaCCAGCATCCTTAtcggcacaccgcctcgtgtctacccccttcagggaacaacctcctcgcaggcacatcgcccagtgtctagttctgatatcatttgtaacggcccaagtccaccgctagtagatattgtcctcattgggctttccttttcgagcttcccctcaaagtttttaaaacacgtctgctaggaaaaggtttccacacccttataaatgatgtttcgttctcctcccaaccaatgtgggatcttacaggtttccgcacccttataaagaatactttgtttccttctccaaccaacgtggaatctcacaataagTATACGCTAGTCAAAAGCCATGTCCAAGAAGTACGTATACAAGCTCAGCTAGAGGTTCATGTGCACATGCGTAGACCGTGTGTAGAAAATCGAGAGTTCATGTACATACGAGCTCAACTAGAGGTTCATGTACACATTCAAATCCGCCCCGACTGAACGTTGAGAgttcctttttgttttatgatgCGAAAAGCTAAAGTTTTCAaagtaaaatataacaaagtcatccataaaaataaatatgatgcTAAATTAAAGCTTTTGAAAGTATATAGAAACAGATTTGATTCTCTCTCTATTCCATCACTAAATTAAATGAACTATACATAGAAAATTTGGCCAACGTTTAATAAACTCTCATGAGGAACATTGAAAATCACACTGTTCTCCCTGCAAATCTTTCTAAGAAATGCATATATATAATCCACAGCTATCTTCTTGTAGAATTTTGATTCCCTTCTTGCTCTAATTACAGTGTTCCCCAATATATGCACCACCCCTGCATCTCTACACCTAATCAAGAACTCAATCTCGTCGCTATCCGTATGGTTGCTTGCCTGCCCAGATGATCTCACCGTGTTATTCGAACGCACCGGAGATCGAACAGGCACGATCGAGTCAACCGATGAGAATGTCATGTCCCCATTGGATGTAGTTGCATTTCCATTGGTGCCAATCAACAGGCCATCCCTTGAATGCTCAGTTTGCTGACCATATAAACTGTACTCATCAGAGTCTGAACAACCTTCCATCATGGATTCAAGTCTAACAAACAGGAAGATGCTATCAAAAAGCTTCTTCTCAAAGTCATCATCCTTTTTGTGGAGGTCTTTATAACCGTATCTCGCGACACAACGAAACATGTGGAAGTTCTTTGGTCCTATCCGCTTTACCAGGAATCGTTCTTCTTCTGGCACGGTGTAGACTGGAAGGTATTTCACGCAAACAAACACGACGACAGAATGGATGGCGGGCAGATTCGTAATGAAATGGGAAAATATGTGAGGTACGCCGCTTGCTAGCTCGGTATATACAAGTCCAATTCCAGGAACACGGACTAATCCTAAACTCGGACCAAGACCGAGAACCCATGCCATTGAAACTTTACTGTGCAGCTCGAATTCGTATCGTTTAACAGTACCATAATGCCACACATACATGATGATAAGAAAGGCTGCAGCAATCACAAGGGGTACCCAGCCACCTTGATCAACCTTGAAGAGAACAGCAGAAAAGTAACTGCACTCCACGATTAGCGACAGACCGGTGAAGATCAGGGCGATGACCCAATGACAGCGCCATACCAAGATCATGATTAGAATCATAAGCAGTGTGGTCACAAGCATGACTACCACCACTGCTGTCCCTgttgaaagaaagagagagatggaaAGATTTAATGGAGTTCTACGCACGAATAGAACCAGTTAAATGCATGAATGACATTCTATTCAGCTGTTCATAATGCTGTGTAGATGGTCCTAAGAGGAAAAACGGATTCTAGTGCTTCAAAAACTATCGTGTGAAATGTTTAATACGCTGAGCTCTGAAGAAGAGTAGACAccaagtggtgtgccagcgaggacattgaGCCTCGATGGGAGttgacatcgggcggtgtaccagcgaggacgctaagcCCCGAAGAAGGATGGACatcaggcgatgtgccagcgagaattCTGatccccgaaagggggtggacatcaggcggtgtgccaacaaggacactgagccccaaaaaggggtggacatcgggcggtgtgccagcgaggacgctgagccccgaaaaggggtggacaccaggcggtgtgcccgcgaggacgctaagccccgaaaaggggtggacaccaagcggtgtgccagcgaggacactgagccccaaaaaggggtggacaccgggcagtttgccagcgaggacgctgagcctcgaaagggggtggacaccaggcagtgtgccaacgagggcGCTAAtctccaaagggggtagacaccaggcggtgtgccaacgagggcACTAatctccaaagggggtggacatcatgcggtgtgccagcaaggatgctaagccccgaaggggggtggacatcgGACAGTGAGCCAGCGAGGATATTGAGCTCCAAAGAGGGTAGACACcaaacggtgtgccagcaagaacgctgagctcgaagggaggtagattgtgagatctcacattgattggagaggagaacgagtgtcagcgtgGATGCTGgactccgaagggggtggattgtaagatcccacatcggttggagaggggaacgaagcattctttacaagggtgtggaaacctctccctagcagactcattttaaaaccttgagaggaagctcaaaagggaaagcccaacgagaacaatatctgctagcagtggacttgggccgttacagaaAGCCTCATCTATTTAGCTACAATCATTTCTCTTATATGCAAGTCAACGTAAACAACAGAATTTGCGCCAAAAATTTGCAACAGAGGATATGAAAAAACAGAACCAATAACAACAGAGAACCACTTACCATAAGCATTTCCAATTTGACTTTGATTCTTAAATCCTGCTGTCACAGCAATGCAAAGAACCATGAGGATCCAGTTAATATCAGGAACATATATCTGACCAAGAAAGTTCTTCGAGGTATGAACAACTTTAACCCTTGGAAAGCAGCCATGAGCAAGAGCCTGCTTGATTATTGAAAATGTTGCAGATATAGTAGCTTGACTAGCAACTATAGCAGCAGCAGTTGCCACAAGAAACACTGGCCAATATATGGACTCTGCAAACAGAGAATCAGCATATCATTACTTCCAGAATCCTATGAAAACAGCAATTTTACAAAAGTTTTtatcacattttaaaaaaatgatcaagTTCTCAAGCAACGCGACGAGTATCATACAAGCACGTGTCGTTAGATACcaatgagaaagaaagaggaccTGGGATTGAACGATAGAAGACATCATTGACATGCTCCATATTGCTCATAAGATAGGCAGCTTGTCCAGAATATGCCAAGAGAAGGCAAGGAAAAACAAATACTGTAAAAGCAATCTGTATAGCAGCTACACGAAAATGAGCTAGATCCGCAAATAAAGCCTCTGTGCCTGAATTTACAACTAAAcattagaaatgaaaataaacaaatgttGAATGTCTAAGTGCACATAATGTGATAGCAGACTTACCTGTTATACTCAGAAGAACACCTCCGAGGGACGTCCAACCGTCCATCCCTCGCCTTTTAAAATAGCGATAAATATACACAGGTGAAAAGGCTCTTAGAATTGTTCTATCATATTTCCAGATGTTGAACATGCCTATACCACCAATTAATAGAAACCAAAGTAGCACAACAGGGGCAAAGAGCCAACCCACTCTATCAGTACCATAGCGTTGCAAGCTGAATAATCCTACTAGTATTGCAACAGCAACAAGCACAACTACATCTGCACCACAGAGAACGAGATAAATTTTCAGACCTCGGTAGAAAAAATAACATCaaactcaagtccaccgctagcagatattgtccgttttggtccgttacgtatcgatatcagtctcacgattttaaaacgcatctgcttgggagaggcttccacacccttataagaaatgcttcgtacccatctccaaccaatgtggggtctcacaatccaccccccttggaggccagcgtcctcgctggcacaccgtccagtgactagctctaatactatttacaacagctcaagcccaccgctagcagatattgtccgctttgacccgttacgtatcgccctcagcctcacggttttaaaacgtgtctactagggagaggtttccacacccttataaggaatgcttcgttcccctctgcAACCaatgtggatctcacaatccaccccccttgggggcccaacgtcctcactagcacactgTCTGGTGActgcctctgataccatttgtaacaactcaagcccatcgctagtagatattgtctgttttggctcgttacgtacaccgccagcctcacgattttaaaacacgtctgctagggagagtcttccacacccttataaggaatgtttcattcctctctccaaccaatgtgggatctcgagCAATTTAAGAACAAAGATAATTTCAGAATCAGCTCAATACCACTGCTCACATGGGGTTTGTTTACTTTGATCCCTCCCGCAGCAGATAAAACTGTTGATGACAGAAAGATTGTTAGTTGTTCATTTGCAGAAGCAAGATAGAATCCAAACCAATCAAGGAATTCATACACATACTGACTAAGTGATTAAATATCATACTCCACGGAGAATAGAAATAAGAAGTGATTAATTAACAGGCCTCCAACTCaatacatatttataattcaactaaCGAGAAATTTCTGGTGATAAGACGAGAATAGATGAAAtagtgtcctctttggactttccctttcgggcttcccctcaagatttttaaaacgtgtctgcttataaaaaatgtttctttctcctcctcaaccgatgtgggatctcacaactaaTCATTTTATGTAATGCATACAAGATTAAGATGTATCGTTACACTATGAACGGATTTGATCACTTTCATCTAATGCATTTCTGCTAATGTTCTGAAATCGAACATCGAAAGTTCGAGGAATCTAACCATCTCCCTAGTCTAAACCCTACATGACATGACAGGATATTCGAGTAAGGGAAAATGTAAAAACTTGCAATGATCCTTATGATCAGATCTCTTAGCCTAGCTTCTTCCTGTTTATGCACTATACTGAGTAATACATATCTGTGAGCTTAAGACATCCACAGGCCAACATAAAGTAATAGCTATGAATTATGTCCTAAGTCGGGGCCTGGGGAGTGAATACtcgaaaagaaataataccCGAAATTGCAGGCGTGAGAATTCCATCTCCAACAACCATAGAAgtgccaacaagaacaagaatgaGCAACGCATTCTTCCTGGATGATTGTCTTTCAAGCCATCCTTTAGTTTTAGCAGCAAACGATTGCTCGTGAAACTTAGAGCGGCTATATGTCGTTAGCTCCTCATCCTTTCGATGTTGGTTCGGAATAGTTTTTACATTTGCATGACGACATAGCAAGGAGTAGAGAGCAAATGTTCCACCTACACAGATACAAGACACCTCGTTTGAGGAACATATTCTCCAACAAACAGGAAAACAAAAGGGGATAGGAAACAACAGGACATCATGTGATTCTTTTAGCACTCAAAAACGTTGTCAACTCAGTTACAAATTGCTTGGAATTGGGACAGCTTACCTTGACCATTGTCATTGGCTTTACACACgataaatacatattttatgaGAGGAATGAGAGTGAGAGAGTATATAATCAATGAAAGAGCTCCAACTACATCTTCCGGATCAGAAATTCCATGAGGAAATGTATTGTAAAAAACGTAGAGGGGAGAAGTCCCCAAATCTCCATAAACCACTCCAAGGCTTTGATATGCAAGTCGAAGAAGCAACAATACCGAGAATTTCTGGAAAATATAAGATCTTATCAGATGAGTTAATACCACCTATAATTCCCTCCCCACCCACTAAAAACATGCATATTCATTACCACTACATACTCATTATCTCCAAGAACTCAGCAATTTAACTTCTAAAATGGATATTAACTAGCTGGGGAGTTGCAGTTTTGGATATCTAAGATCCAGTAATGACCTTACAGCTGAGAGAGGTTAAGAACATATATAATTCAGCAAGGATCAATGGATGCTTCAGTGGGTACCTTTTCTTTGTACATATTGTTAAGCCTCCCAGCTTCTTCATCCATTGGTTGATCGAGTTTCTGGTCCAAAACCCACATGCTTCCCTTCATTTCAGACTCCCCATCGCTTTCCCCTCTCGAACTCATCTTAGTTAACAAGGATGCCTGATCTTTACTTGAAATCTTATTCAACACCAAGAGAAACGAGGTGGGTATTGGCCGATTCCCCAAGAGGCAATGATTACAATTTCAAATCACAGAAACCCCAGCTTGGAGCATCGATGAACAGAGCAATCCAAGAAGTTTAACAAGAACATCAAAATATACTTGGATAGATGAACACAACCTACACCAGATAGAGCAAAATAAGGCAATAGAAACCAAATAACAATCAGAGGTTTTCATATCCCCCACAACCTTCCCCATCCCCATCCATGGCTCTTGtgcccaaagaaaacaattaatgaagaaaaagaaaacacaaaacagACAATAATTCGTACTTATCGCTTTGACAGCAAATTCACACAAGTGGGGTCGGTTTCTTTTAAACCACAAAATCAAAAACTAGCAGAATTCTCACAGACCCAACAAACAATACACAGAGTAGAGCCAGGCCCATGTCCTTTCACAGTGCAGAAGAGGAAGGCGTGCTATAGCTGAATCGTTTTAGTCCTCGCTTTCACAAGCTCGTTTGGATCTTTGTTGAGTGAAGATCAAACACCCATTTCTGCAATTATTTCCACACCCAATCGGGAAATCggagagtgaaagaaagaaagcaggAAGGTGTTCGTTCGTTCTCCTCGTCCTCAACTCAGAATCACTTGATTCTCTGGGAATCAGCAACAGATTTCAGCTCCGAACCAAGATTTTGAAGATGGGTTTGTGAGGAAATtggaagaacaaacaaaaatgctTGTCAAATCGATGTTGGGTAGCAATTTATGGCTCTTGTCGATGGCTAGTTTGGCATTGGTGGAGGCTCCTACTGATCGAGTCTGTCGCTGAGGATTTGATTCCATGGCTTATGATTACTTCAATTAAAACTTCCTCCAAATTAGTAACTAGCTACATTAAAGTTGGATCaattatgggtttttttttcaaaaattaacaaaaataaatgaactcAAGAATCCAATTCAATTacggaaaataaataaataaatttgatagtacttttgttttaataagaATGATGCTGAGAATATCTTTTATAATAATactattatgaaaaataattcaattcaattatgGAAAAcaatcttttatatatatatatacacatactCTATTATTgacaaaatcaataattatcaaattttttattatcttaaaataaaatttagttttggaTTCATGTAGTTGCTAAAATAATTACtatcaattatgttttttttttaaagaaaaataaaatcagatCATGTGATATAAAGTGAACGAGTAAACATAAAAGACAAAAGTTATGAATTGAATTCGTTATGGACAATTTTAGGGTTGAAAGATAAATCCAAGATAAGAGGACAAAACTAAGACCAACTGAGCGAACCGAGCGATGAAGATTCGAACTAAAAGTAAttgagtttagggtttagactCGAGGAAAATGTGAAATTGGGCCAATATGGTCAACCCTAGCTTTGATCTCTACGTGAGCTGGGTCGAGGAGCCTAGTTTCATTTATGGGTGTGTGTTATGTGGTATGATCATGTTTGTCTGAGTGGCAGCATGTCcgatgtaatagcccaaataaaataaataaatataataaaatagttttttattttcttaaaacaaCTCTTTCTCGAAATtgtctccactaacctctcacaATCTCACACTAAgtgagccagacactaggcggtgtgctaacGAGAACATTGAGCCCCGAATGGGGATGGACACCAGggaggtgtgccagcgaggatgttgagccctaaaagagggtggattgtgagatcccacattgattgaagagaGCAATgaatgccaacgaggacgctgggcctcaaagggggtgaattgtgagatctcatatcgattgaagagagaaacaaatgTCAACGATGATACTAGACCCCAAAAGGGTATGGactgtgagatttcacatcggttagggtgtggaaacctccgtgttcaaaaaccttgagagaaagctaaaaagggaaagtccaaaaaagacaatatagGCTAGTTGTAGGCCTGGGCGGTTACATTGGATGTCATGGTCCAGCTTGTCCAGAGCAGTTGCCTATGGCTGCATGCTCGTTCCAAACtctttttacttgctttcatgttacttattatttctattattacAATTCGAAGGGGTGTGATCCGTGGTTAATTCTTCCTATCCAAGATATACTTTATCAAACTTGCCGTTATTGCTTACTTGGTTACTAGCCACAAATTCTGCTTTCTTAAATGATTTCCAAACGTtatctgaaactttctttgTCCTcgtttttttaactttttctcaAGAACGGAGTCGAAGGCTTGAGCATACACTACTCGTACCAACGATGACCTAAGTTTCAATTAACTGACTAACTCGAGGGCTTATGAGGCCTGACAGAGTACAATTGTGACACTATGCATACTTCCAACTTGTGAAGTCGTTAGCTCGGGCCGATTTGGTCTTCTTCTAACCCAATTCATAAAGTAAATGATCtctcaaaataaattacaCTAAATACTAATCAATGTTtaactaatataataatatgagGTCGGAATTAATCTGactttaaagatattttttatcaACTAAACTATATGTTAGGTTGGTATATAGAAATGAATGAgtttaataactttttaaatttaattttttaattttttaattttttttttttttaatttagggaGTTGTTTGTGATAAtcgagtaaaagagaaaatatataaatgaatcgagatattgttcactttggcccgttcgtatcgctgtcagcctcacgattctTTAAAAgcagagaggtttccacactcttataagaaatgtctcatcctcgctagcaccgctcagtgtctagctttgataccattttgaacaactcaagtccactactaatagatattgttttgttttggcatgttacgtatcatcatcCACTTCATGGTTTTATAACGTGCCAACTATGGAAAGGGTCTAGTCCTACTCTGACCAGTGCACCACATCGTCCCGTGACTAGCtatgatactatttgtaaccgttcaagccctccgctagcagatatggtTCTCTGATACTGTTtgtaactatttaaaaattattttatataa is drawn from Cucurbita pepo subsp. pepo cultivar mu-cu-16 chromosome LG09, ASM280686v2, whole genome shotgun sequence and contains these coding sequences:
- the LOC111802449 gene encoding potassium transporter 10-like isoform X1, with the protein product MSSRGESDGESEMKGSMWVLDQKLDQPMDEEAGRLNNMYKEKKFSVLLLLRLAYQSLGVVYGDLGTSPLYVFYNTFPHGISDPEDVVGALSLIIYSLTLIPLIKYVFIVCKANDNGQGGTFALYSLLCRHANVKTIPNQHRKDEELTTYSRSKFHEQSFAAKTKGWLERQSSRKNALLILVLVGTSMVVGDGILTPAISVLSAAGGIKVNKPHVSSDVVVLVAVAILVGLFSLQRYGTDRVGWLFAPVVLLWFLLIGGIGMFNIWKYDRTILRAFSPVYIYRYFKRRGMDGWTSLGGVLLSITGTEALFADLAHFRVAAIQIAFTVFVFPCLLLAYSGQAAYLMSNMEHVNDVFYRSIPESIYWPVFLVATAAAIVASQATISATFSIIKQALAHGCFPRVKVVHTSKNFLGQIYVPDINWILMVLCIAVTAGFKNQSQIGNAYGTAVVVVMLVTTLLMILIMILVWRCHWVIALIFTGLSLIVECSYFSAVLFKVDQGGWVPLVIAAAFLIIMYVWHYGTVKRYEFELHSKVSMAWVLGLGPSLGLVRVPGIGLVYTELASGVPHIFSHFITNLPAIHSVVVFVCVKYLPVYTVPEEERFLVKRIGPKNFHMFRCVARYGYKDLHKKDDDFEKKLFDSIFLFVRLESMMEGCSDSDEYSLYGQQTEHSRDGLLIGTNGNATTSNGDMTFSSVDSIVPVRSPVRSNNTVRSSGQASNHTDSDEIEFLIRCRDAGVVHILGNTVIRARRESKFYKKIAVDYIYAFLRKICRENSVIFNVPHESLLNVGQIFYV
- the LOC111802449 gene encoding potassium transporter 10-like isoform X2, with product MVVGDGILTPAISVLSAAGGIKVNKPHVSSDVVVLVAVAILVGLFSLQRYGTDRVGWLFAPVVLLWFLLIGGIGMFNIWKYDRTILRAFSPVYIYRYFKRRGMDGWTSLGGVLLSITGTEALFADLAHFRVAAIQIAFTVFVFPCLLLAYSGQAAYLMSNMEHVNDVFYRSIPESIYWPVFLVATAAAIVASQATISATFSIIKQALAHGCFPRVKVVHTSKNFLGQIYVPDINWILMVLCIAVTAGFKNQSQIGNAYGTAVVVVMLVTTLLMILIMILVWRCHWVIALIFTGLSLIVECSYFSAVLFKVDQGGWVPLVIAAAFLIIMYVWHYGTVKRYEFELHSKVSMAWVLGLGPSLGLVRVPGIGLVYTELASGVPHIFSHFITNLPAIHSVVVFVCVKYLPVYTVPEEERFLVKRIGPKNFHMFRCVARYGYKDLHKKDDDFEKKLFDSIFLFVRLESMMEGCSDSDEYSLYGQQTEHSRDGLLIGTNGNATTSNGDMTFSSVDSIVPVRSPVRSNNTVRSSGQASNHTDSDEIEFLIRCRDAGVVHILGNTVIRARRESKFYKKIAVDYIYAFLRKICRENSVIFNVPHESLLNVGQIFYV